One genomic region from Saprospiraceae bacterium encodes:
- a CDS encoding sterol desaturase family protein, translating into MAGLFYYLFNIRYAAKFAPNRINTRVSKKGQIKSEILYALIASLLFGILGTWILHAWQLGKTAIYHEVSHYHWSWMIGSVLVLLVLHETYYYWLHRWMHLPSVYRRFHRAHHESLVTTAWTSFSFHPIESLLQALPIVLMIYFIPMHLISLVVFLIIMTVTSVINHLNSEIYPAGTHRHWFGRWWIGATHHALHHSQFKYNFGLYFTFWDHWMCTESPDFNTLFEEKSKHDH; encoded by the coding sequence ATGGCGGGTTTGTTTTATTATCTTTTTAATATCAGGTATGCTGCAAAGTTTGCTCCAAATAGAATAAATACCAGAGTCAGTAAGAAAGGCCAAATTAAATCAGAGATATTGTACGCCTTGATAGCCTCCCTTCTCTTCGGTATCCTGGGAACCTGGATATTGCATGCATGGCAACTTGGCAAGACAGCCATTTATCATGAAGTATCCCACTATCATTGGAGTTGGATGATCGGAAGTGTATTGGTCCTTTTGGTATTGCATGAGACTTATTATTACTGGTTGCATCGTTGGATGCATCTGCCATCTGTGTATCGCAGGTTCCATCGAGCACACCATGAGAGCCTGGTGACTACCGCCTGGACCTCTTTTTCCTTCCACCCGATCGAAAGTTTGTTGCAGGCCCTGCCTATTGTGCTGATGATTTATTTTATTCCGATGCACCTGATTTCATTGGTCGTTTTTTTGATAATAATGACAGTAACTTCTGTGATTAATCATCTCAATAGCGAGATTTATCCGGCTGGCACCCATCGCCATTGGTTTGGGCGGTGGTGGATCGGGGCTACCCACCATGCTTTGCACCATAGCCAGTTTAAATACAATTTTGGTTTGTATTTTACATTTTGGGATCATTGGATGTGTACAGAGAGCCCTGACTTTAATACCTTGTTTGAAGAAAAATCAAAACATGATCACTAG
- a CDS encoding CPBP family intramembrane metalloprotease, with protein sequence MITRVLKSIGWSLLDLILFLILSAVILLILFGLLSLVGLHPFSSISIGNIDEQTSPYPMLLINYLPLLIAFVGASLLTHFKVFHRSYGALGYNMTTAGGLFGRGWLWSLIMVLPGFFILWGAHQLAMLPFSWHWGFVVGYLLFFLVQSAGEEVLTRAYLISMLETRLGTIVAIVLSGSLFAVLHIGNDHFTWIGFVNILLGGFIMALLFVEYRSIWVCTGYHAGWNFLQAGLLDFNVSGVDVYSLVQWKDIGYPRLTGSSFGYEGSLVAVLLQGVLLAYLLKNNSIELNNPFTNSNVQEVPPADNDYDTLISDEVKTES encoded by the coding sequence ATGATCACTAGGGTATTAAAGAGCATAGGATGGTCTTTATTGGATCTGATTTTATTTCTGATACTGTCTGCGGTGATCCTTTTGATTTTGTTTGGATTACTGAGCCTGGTCGGCCTCCATCCATTTTCTTCCATTTCCATCGGTAATATCGACGAGCAGACGAGTCCCTATCCGATGTTATTGATTAATTATCTGCCATTATTGATTGCTTTTGTGGGTGCATCGTTATTGACTCATTTTAAGGTATTCCACAGATCCTATGGTGCCTTGGGTTATAATATGACTACAGCTGGGGGCCTATTTGGTCGGGGATGGCTTTGGAGCCTGATCATGGTCTTACCGGGATTTTTTATACTCTGGGGTGCACATCAGTTAGCCATGCTCCCTTTTTCCTGGCACTGGGGCTTTGTGGTGGGCTATCTATTGTTTTTTTTGGTGCAGAGTGCAGGTGAAGAAGTGCTCACGAGGGCCTACCTGATATCCATGTTGGAGACGAGGCTCGGCACCATTGTGGCCATCGTATTATCAGGCAGTTTATTTGCAGTGTTGCACATCGGCAATGACCATTTTACGTGGATAGGATTTGTCAATATTCTGCTTGGCGGATTTATCATGGCTCTGTTGTTTGTAGAATATAGAAGTATCTGGGTCTGTACCGGATACCATGCCGGGTGGAATTTTCTTCAAGCCGGATTGTTGGATTTTAATGTGAGTGGTGTGGATGTATACAGCCTGGTTCAATGGAAGGATATAGGATACCCCAGGCTCACCGGATCGTCCTTTGGCTATGAAGGTTCTTTAGTAGCAGTATTATTACAAGGTGTTTTACTGGCATATCTGCTAAAGAATAATTCGATTGAACTTAATAATCCTTTCACCAATTCAAATGTACAGGAGGTCCCGCCAGCTGACAATGATTATGATACTTTAATCTCAGATGAAGTAAAAACAGAATCTTAG
- a CDS encoding cytochrome c — protein MKTKFLFSALLLIGGLMLLSSVTLQPKPWEVPDKYSKMVNPVKADAESITAGKALWLKHCQSCHGKTGKGDGPKADQLKTEVGDLASASTQKQPDGALFYKTLEGRDDMPSFKKKIPEVDEVWQLVNFMRSLKK, from the coding sequence ATGAAAACAAAATTTTTATTTTCCGCATTGCTTCTGATTGGAGGTTTGATGCTTTTATCTTCGGTCACACTTCAGCCAAAACCTTGGGAGGTGCCTGATAAATATAGTAAGATGGTTAATCCTGTGAAGGCAGATGCCGAATCCATCACAGCAGGAAAGGCTTTGTGGCTCAAACATTGTCAGTCATGTCATGGTAAAACCGGTAAAGGAGATGGTCCAAAAGCAGATCAACTTAAAACTGAAGTAGGTGACTTAGCTAGTGCAAGTACACAAAAACAACCTGATGGAGCTTTGTTTTATAAGACGCTCGAAGGTCGCGATGACATGCCTTCATTTAAGAAAAAAATACCCGAAGTAGACGAAGTCTGGCAATTAGTAAATTTTATGAGATCCTTGAAAAAATAA
- a CDS encoding SPFH domain-containing protein, whose amino-acid sequence MKNEFITIPSSGYPWLIIFLVLFFGGLVTTVLIDPHWLGVILIVASIFILPGFFLVNPNEAKVLLLFGEYKGTAKDNGFFWANPFFTKKMISLRAQNFDSERIKVNDKKGNPIMISGIVVWRVEDTYKAGFDVTDYQSFVKVQSEAALRELAGTYAYDNFDEGVHEVTLRSGHEEVNHALESQLRDRLAIAGIEVIEARLGYLAYAPEIASAMLRRQQAEAVVAARMKIVEGAVGMVDLALQHLSAKNIIDLDDEKKAAMVSNLMVVLCSDKDATPIVNTGTLHQ is encoded by the coding sequence ATGAAAAATGAATTTATTACAATACCTTCCAGTGGTTATCCTTGGCTGATTATTTTTCTGGTTCTCTTTTTTGGCGGATTGGTGACAACCGTTCTAATTGATCCGCATTGGTTAGGGGTCATTCTAATAGTAGCCAGCATCTTTATCCTGCCTGGCTTCTTTTTAGTCAATCCTAATGAGGCTAAAGTACTGCTGCTTTTTGGTGAGTACAAAGGCACCGCCAAGGACAATGGATTTTTCTGGGCTAATCCATTTTTTACAAAGAAAATGATCTCCCTGAGGGCTCAGAACTTTGACAGCGAACGCATCAAAGTAAATGACAAAAAGGGAAATCCTATTATGATTAGTGGCATCGTCGTATGGAGGGTGGAAGACACCTACAAAGCCGGCTTTGATGTGACCGATTATCAAAGTTTTGTCAAGGTCCAATCAGAAGCAGCCTTAAGAGAACTCGCCGGCACCTATGCCTACGACAATTTTGATGAAGGAGTACACGAGGTGACCCTTCGCTCCGGCCATGAAGAAGTAAACCATGCGCTTGAATCACAATTGCGTGATCGCCTGGCCATAGCTGGTATTGAGGTGATTGAAGCTCGCCTGGGCTATCTGGCTTATGCTCCTGAAATCGCAAGTGCTATGCTCCGCAGACAACAAGCTGAAGCAGTAGTAGCAGCTCGTATGAAAATAGTCGAAGGTGCTGTCGGCATGGTAGATCTGGCCTTACAACACTTATCTGCCAAAAATATAATTGATCTTGATGACGAGAAAAAGGCTGCAATGGTCAGTAACCTGATGGTCGTGTTATGCAGTGATAAAGATGCAACACCTATAGTCAATACCGGCACTTTGCATCAGTAG
- a CDS encoding Arc family DNA-binding protein translates to MEKKKFVLRMDEQSMKALEKWAADEFRSLNGQIEYILSQALKNAGRASKKKEGDK, encoded by the coding sequence ATGGAAAAGAAAAAATTTGTACTACGCATGGACGAACAATCCATGAAAGCCCTGGAGAAATGGGCTGCGGACGAATTCCGCAGCCTTAATGGTCAGATAGAGTACATATTAAGTCAGGCTTTGAAAAATGCCGGACGAGCGTCCAAAAAAAAGGAAGGAGATAAATAA